The proteins below are encoded in one region of Rhizobium sp. 9140:
- a CDS encoding MBL fold metallo-hydrolase, with protein sequence MNDNLFRVRFWGVRGSLPVAGAEFQRYGGRTVCIEMQCGSERLIFDAGSGLMPAGVALKAEGVSAFNLFFTHCHYDHIIGLPFFPPLYDHSADVTLWSGHLAGRMSTRQMIGEFMRPPWFPVEPDICRAALDARDFRAGDLLTPVRGVEIRTGSLNHPGGAVGYRVEWGGRACALITDTEHHPGKLDPAVLELIEGCDLFIYDAMYDDAEMERHVGYGHSSWEQGIRLAKAAGAKRVAFMHHAPFRTDDALDAVERQAKILFPGAFSAFDGQVVDL encoded by the coding sequence GTGAACGACAATCTGTTTCGCGTACGTTTCTGGGGCGTTCGGGGAAGCCTGCCGGTGGCGGGGGCCGAGTTCCAGCGCTATGGTGGCCGGACCGTGTGCATCGAGATGCAATGCGGTAGCGAACGCCTGATCTTCGATGCAGGCTCGGGCCTGATGCCGGCTGGCGTCGCGCTCAAGGCCGAAGGTGTCTCCGCGTTCAACCTGTTCTTCACCCACTGTCATTACGACCACATCATCGGCCTGCCGTTCTTCCCGCCGCTTTATGACCATTCCGCCGACGTGACGCTCTGGTCGGGGCATCTCGCCGGGCGCATGTCGACGCGCCAGATGATCGGCGAATTCATGCGGCCGCCCTGGTTTCCGGTCGAGCCCGATATCTGCCGCGCGGCGCTGGATGCCCGCGACTTCCGCGCTGGCGATCTTCTCACCCCCGTCCGCGGCGTCGAGATCCGCACCGGTAGCCTCAACCATCCGGGCGGTGCCGTCGGCTACCGCGTCGAATGGGGCGGACGCGCCTGCGCGCTCATCACCGATACGGAACATCACCCCGGAAAGCTCGATCCCGCCGTGCTCGAACTGATCGAAGGCTGCGACCTCTTCATCTATGACGCCATGTATGACGATGCCGAGATGGAACGGCATGTCGGCTACGGCCACTCCTCCTGGGAACAGGGCATCCGTCTTGCCAAGGCCGCCGGCGCCAAGCGCGTTGCCTTCATGCATCACGCCCCGTTCCGCACCGACGACGCGCTCGATGCCGTGGAGAGACAGGCCAAGATCCTCTTCCCCGGCGCCTTTTCTGCGTTCGACGGGCAGGTCGTCGACCTCTGA
- a CDS encoding GGDEF domain-containing protein yields MVDVQTLLVSSVTTRAGFLLVFLLYSFRPGATNAYRFWTLSILCSALGIWLNYQDAGYPNFSAEKGALVYFVVGLSVVSVEAGAKSFFGLPLDRVKFVATWIAPGLTYWTAASIGLSPSYVLALTMSTLVYILTTASSSFLKGRRQKRLPSQILISSSLALYAVALVGTITSLIVGDLFGYEGLGPSSSNIYLSVFIDQTVSVLIYVGLVAMTLEEAQRQMQIAATTDPLTRLANRRGLEERTLAIIGAGRRLKRPMAVLIADIDHFKSINDCYGHAQGDLVLQQFAERLPVVVKRQQDVLARWGGEEFVAVLHGASLEDATHLAELLCRTIGERPFDVGGTKVTVTTSIGVAAFGGEEPRLEQAIHIADAALYEAKRTGRNRVCVSTGTQDLVAEAAG; encoded by the coding sequence ATGGTAGACGTGCAGACGCTGCTCGTCTCGAGCGTTACGACACGTGCGGGTTTTCTTCTGGTCTTCCTGCTCTATAGTTTTCGCCCGGGTGCGACGAACGCCTACCGGTTCTGGACGCTGAGCATCCTCTGTTCCGCGCTGGGCATCTGGCTGAACTACCAAGACGCCGGCTATCCGAACTTCAGCGCGGAAAAAGGCGCTCTGGTCTACTTCGTTGTCGGTCTGAGCGTCGTGTCGGTGGAGGCGGGGGCAAAGTCCTTCTTCGGCTTGCCGCTCGATCGCGTCAAATTTGTCGCGACGTGGATCGCGCCGGGGCTGACCTACTGGACGGCCGCAAGCATTGGCCTTTCCCCGAGTTACGTGCTGGCGTTGACCATGAGCACGCTCGTCTACATCCTCACCACGGCATCATCGAGCTTCCTCAAGGGGCGCCGGCAGAAGCGCCTGCCATCCCAGATCCTGATCAGTTCGTCGCTCGCCCTCTATGCCGTTGCTCTCGTGGGAACGATCACATCGCTGATCGTCGGCGATCTCTTCGGTTATGAAGGCCTCGGTCCGAGCAGTAGCAACATCTACCTCTCCGTGTTCATCGACCAGACCGTTAGCGTCCTCATCTATGTGGGGTTGGTGGCCATGACTCTCGAGGAAGCGCAGCGCCAGATGCAGATTGCCGCGACCACGGACCCGTTGACGCGTCTTGCCAATCGACGGGGGCTGGAGGAGCGGACGCTTGCGATCATCGGCGCCGGACGACGGCTGAAACGGCCGATGGCGGTGCTGATCGCGGATATCGACCACTTCAAATCGATCAACGACTGCTACGGCCATGCCCAGGGGGACCTGGTGCTGCAACAGTTTGCCGAGCGATTGCCCGTCGTCGTCAAGCGCCAGCAGGATGTGCTTGCCCGCTGGGGCGGGGAAGAGTTCGTCGCCGTTCTTCACGGTGCGTCGCTGGAGGATGCCACGCATCTTGCAGAGCTGCTCTGCCGGACGATCGGGGAAAGGCCGTTCGACGTCGGCGGAACGAAGGTCACGGTGACCACCAGCATCGGCGTTGCGGCCTTCGGTGGCGAAGAGCCGCGGCTGGAACAGGCAATCCACATTGCCGACGCCGCGCTCTACGAAGCCAAGCGTACCGGACGTAATCGGGTTTGCGTCAGCACCGGGACGCAGGATCTGGTGGCAGAAGCCGCTGGCTGA
- a CDS encoding OmpW/AlkL family protein has protein sequence MTTMGRLCGLDDRVLSQPSGDDRQVACHAMRFGILLSGILGLLAPGQSASAQDAARGTAGNHETSADPISGLSAGDLLIRTRISGVLPYDLHARIDLIGGTIEVPRMVLPDVDISYFLTDHIAITGQTGALKTRFKIRDSLYGDIDVGSIWTLPLALSADYHLLPEARINPYIGLGAVATWYKGAKPASPLVKDFSVERQISPMIRAGLDVQMTEKWFANTEIRLVLPPTQVLTNSGVTARTDVKSLSLGFGVSYRF, from the coding sequence ATGACGACGATGGGCAGGCTCTGCGGACTGGACGACCGGGTTCTCTCACAGCCATCGGGAGACGACAGACAGGTGGCGTGCCACGCCATGCGCTTCGGGATCCTCCTGTCGGGAATCCTCGGCCTTCTGGCCCCGGGACAATCCGCATCGGCTCAGGATGCCGCACGGGGCACAGCTGGAAACCATGAGACGAGCGCCGACCCCATCTCCGGTCTCAGCGCTGGCGATCTTCTGATACGCACGCGTATCTCCGGCGTGTTGCCCTACGATCTGCACGCGCGCATCGACCTGATCGGCGGCACGATCGAGGTTCCCCGCATGGTGCTGCCGGATGTGGATATCAGCTATTTCCTCACCGATCACATCGCCATTACGGGCCAGACCGGCGCGCTGAAGACGCGGTTCAAGATCCGCGACAGCCTCTATGGCGATATCGACGTCGGCTCCATCTGGACGCTGCCGCTGGCGCTGTCGGCGGATTATCACCTGCTGCCGGAGGCCCGCATCAACCCCTATATCGGTCTCGGCGCCGTTGCGACGTGGTACAAGGGCGCAAAGCCCGCGAGCCCGCTCGTCAAGGACTTCAGTGTGGAACGCCAGATCTCGCCGATGATCCGCGCCGGCTTGGATGTGCAGATGACCGAAAAGTGGTTTGCCAACACCGAAATACGGCTGGTCCTACCCCCCACACAGGTCCTGACCAATTCCGGCGTCACGGCGCGCACGGACGTGAAAAGCCTCTCGCTCGGCTTCGGCGTCAGCTACAGGTTCTGA
- a CDS encoding polysaccharide deacetylase family protein, translating to MNIDITTVLDRFQEAGRVARFWLRDDDAIEPTPALDRLLELTEAHDVPLTLAVIPEPTGEALAERLARARHVSVTVHGWRHANYAAETSKKRELGADRPADVVLRELSAGFLKLADLYGDRFQPVLVPPWNRIDSGLLPRLPGLGFRAFSVYGPEKPAALPMINTHVDVMDWHGTRGCRDSDALRREIVARLTVCLEGGGSIGLLTHHLVHDEAVWPFLGDLFEATAAHPACRWVGLVELVEETAADQNL from the coding sequence ATGAACATCGATATCACCACCGTTCTCGACCGCTTTCAGGAGGCGGGACGTGTCGCCCGCTTCTGGCTGCGCGACGATGACGCCATCGAGCCGACGCCGGCGCTTGATCGGCTGCTGGAGCTCACGGAGGCCCACGATGTTCCCCTGACGCTCGCGGTGATCCCAGAACCGACGGGCGAGGCGCTTGCCGAGCGGTTGGCACGCGCGCGCCATGTCAGCGTGACGGTGCACGGTTGGCGGCACGCCAATTATGCGGCGGAGACGTCCAAGAAGCGGGAACTCGGAGCCGATCGTCCCGCGGATGTCGTTCTCAGGGAGCTTTCGGCGGGCTTTCTCAAGCTTGCAGACCTGTATGGCGACCGGTTCCAGCCGGTGCTGGTGCCGCCGTGGAACCGGATCGACTCCGGCCTTCTGCCCCGTCTCCCCGGCTTGGGCTTCCGGGCCTTCTCGGTTTATGGGCCGGAGAAGCCCGCCGCACTGCCGATGATCAATACGCATGTGGATGTGATGGACTGGCACGGCACGCGCGGTTGCCGCGACAGCGATGCTTTGCGGCGCGAGATCGTCGCACGGCTGACCGTCTGCCTGGAAGGCGGCGGCAGCATCGGCCTGCTCACGCATCATCTCGTTCATGATGAGGCCGTGTGGCCGTTTCTTGGCGATCTGTTCGAGGCGACGGCCGCGCATCCTGCCTGCCGCTGGGTGGGACTTGTTGAGCTTGTCGAAGAGACCGCTGCCGATCAGAACCTGTAG
- a CDS encoding glycosyltransferase family 4 protein, with protein MKIAFYAPLKSPRHPVPSGDRLMSRLMMQALELAGHQVALVSELRSFALTPEAMGDIEPLAAAERDRIAADWQAHGVPDCWFCYHPYYKAPDLLGPSLSGTHGIGYVTVEASYSARRDKDGWAAAQAALLETLTAASVNICMTERDKVGILDGAPYARVERLQPFIDPALFLASDPAPHPGRLVAVAMMRPGDKMDSYRMLADALSRLLHLPFTLSIVGDGKARSEVEALFAPLGSGRVVWCGERSAQEVATLLSTSVLYVWPGCGEAYGLAYLEAQAAGLPVVAQAIAGVPEVVEHGRTGVLTPAGDVEAYAEAIAGFLKDETRRQAMGAEARLFAGTERGLAPAASRLGDILDRHVNLKREPRP; from the coding sequence ATGAAGATCGCATTCTACGCTCCCCTCAAGTCTCCCCGTCACCCGGTACCCTCGGGCGACCGGCTGATGTCGCGGCTGATGATGCAGGCGCTCGAGCTTGCCGGCCATCAGGTCGCGCTCGTCTCGGAATTGCGTAGCTTCGCACTGACGCCGGAGGCAATGGGGGATATCGAGCCGCTGGCAGCTGCGGAGCGTGATCGCATCGCGGCGGACTGGCAGGCGCATGGCGTGCCCGATTGCTGGTTCTGCTATCACCCATATTACAAGGCGCCGGACCTCCTCGGGCCGTCACTCTCGGGCACTCACGGCATCGGCTACGTCACGGTCGAGGCCTCTTATTCGGCACGGCGCGACAAGGACGGTTGGGCGGCGGCGCAGGCGGCGCTTTTGGAAACCCTGACGGCGGCGTCGGTCAATATCTGCATGACCGAGCGCGACAAGGTCGGCATTCTCGACGGGGCGCCGTATGCGCGCGTCGAGCGCTTGCAGCCGTTCATCGATCCCGCGCTCTTCCTTGCCAGCGATCCTGCGCCGCATCCCGGCCGTCTCGTGGCCGTGGCGATGATGCGTCCGGGCGACAAGATGGACAGTTACCGGATGCTGGCCGACGCGCTCTCGCGCCTGCTGCATTTACCTTTCACGCTATCAATCGTGGGAGATGGCAAGGCTCGTTCCGAGGTGGAGGCCCTGTTCGCACCGCTCGGGTCTGGCCGGGTGGTGTGGTGCGGCGAGCGAAGTGCGCAAGAGGTGGCGACGCTGTTGTCGACGTCCGTGCTTTATGTCTGGCCCGGCTGCGGCGAGGCCTACGGGCTTGCCTATCTTGAGGCGCAGGCGGCAGGCCTGCCCGTGGTGGCGCAGGCCATCGCCGGCGTTCCCGAGGTGGTGGAGCACGGGCGCACGGGCGTGCTGACGCCGGCGGGCGATGTCGAAGCCTATGCGGAGGCCATTGCCGGCTTTCTCAAGGATGAGACGCGACGGCAGGCCATGGGAGCAGAGGCTCGATTGTTTGCGGGGACGGAGCGTGGACTGGCGCCCGCCGCATCCCGGCTCGGTGATATTCTCGACCGCCATGTAAACCTGAAGCGGGAGCCGCGGCCATGA
- a CDS encoding PQQ-dependent sugar dehydrogenase translates to MKTRACLLAGTVLTAVLTASPLMAQSTGDTSPIDHVEGQPPATGEVKAAGKPVETEAANAPDQKPAFENQTRAPQPDKMPTVTHQAVAEGLPQLWSMEFLPDGRMLVAAKKGSMHIVGADGKPSTALKGVPAVISDGQAGLLDVAIAPDFATSNRIFFSFSEPREEGNGTSVASAKLVADDQGGAALEDVKVIFRQMPGYDNTKHYGSRLVFGNNGELYVTVGERSDRETRVFAQDLKSGFGKVFRIDTSGKALADNPFAGKGLAQPEIWSYGHRNLQSAALDAKGRLWTVEHGPKGGDELNMPQAGLNYGWPVITYGIDYSGSAIGDGITAKDGMEQPVYYWDPVIGPSGMVFYSGTEFPEWDGAALIGGLVSTGLVVLHMDGDKVSHEERVPLEARIRDVKIGPDGAIYAVTENPKEGTSAILKLARQG, encoded by the coding sequence ATGAAAACGCGTGCTTGCCTCCTTGCCGGAACCGTCCTGACTGCAGTCCTGACCGCGAGCCCTCTGATGGCCCAGTCCACGGGCGACACCTCGCCCATCGACCATGTCGAAGGTCAGCCGCCCGCAACCGGCGAGGTGAAAGCCGCCGGAAAGCCGGTCGAGACGGAAGCGGCGAACGCACCCGACCAAAAGCCTGCCTTCGAAAACCAGACCCGCGCGCCGCAGCCGGACAAGATGCCGACCGTGACCCATCAGGCCGTCGCCGAAGGCCTGCCGCAGCTCTGGTCAATGGAGTTCCTGCCGGATGGCCGCATGCTCGTCGCCGCCAAGAAGGGCTCCATGCATATCGTCGGTGCGGACGGCAAGCCGAGCACGGCGCTGAAAGGCGTGCCGGCCGTGATCTCCGACGGTCAGGCCGGCCTGCTCGACGTCGCGATCGCGCCGGATTTCGCCACCTCGAACCGCATCTTTTTCTCCTTTTCCGAGCCGCGTGAAGAAGGCAACGGCACCTCCGTCGCCTCCGCCAAACTGGTAGCGGACGATCAAGGCGGTGCGGCGCTGGAGGACGTCAAGGTCATCTTCCGCCAGATGCCCGGCTACGACAACACCAAGCATTACGGCTCCCGCCTCGTTTTCGGCAACAATGGCGAGCTTTACGTGACCGTCGGCGAGCGCTCCGACCGCGAGACCCGCGTCTTTGCGCAGGATCTGAAGAGCGGCTTCGGCAAGGTCTTCCGCATCGACACCTCCGGCAAGGCCCTTGCCGACAACCCGTTTGCCGGCAAGGGCCTTGCCCAGCCGGAAATCTGGAGCTACGGCCACCGCAACCTCCAATCGGCGGCACTCGACGCCAAGGGGCGGCTCTGGACCGTCGAGCATGGACCGAAGGGCGGCGACGAACTGAACATGCCACAGGCAGGCCTCAACTACGGCTGGCCGGTCATTACCTATGGCATCGATTATAGCGGATCGGCGATCGGCGACGGCATCACCGCCAAGGATGGTATGGAGCAGCCTGTCTACTACTGGGATCCGGTCATCGGTCCCTCCGGCATGGTGTTCTACAGCGGCACCGAGTTTCCGGAATGGGACGGCGCGGCCCTCATCGGCGGCCTCGTCTCCACCGGCCTCGTCGTGCTGCACATGGACGGCGACAAGGTCTCCCACGAGGAACGCGTTCCGCTCGAAGCTCGCATCCGCGACGTGAAGATCGGCCCCGACGGTGCAATCTACGCTGTCACCGAGAACCCGAAAGAGGGAACGTCGGCGATCCTGAAGCTGGCGCGTCAGGGCTGA
- a CDS encoding non-homologous end joining protein Ku has translation MARNSFWKGYLRLSLVTASVSLTPATTEREKVRFHVLNRATKNRVESRYIDSVTHKKVADKDQVKGFPKGEDDYVLLEDEEIESVGLESTRTIDISTFVPRDSIDWIWYDKPHFLVPEDKVGAEAFCVIREAMTRNNVVGIARLVLYRRERAVLLVPNGKGIVLWTLHYGEDVREAVADLDMKAKGGKAEMAALAKLVEKDKGVWSPTLVQDPVQKKIKAFIKSRQKKDGKQAKTSRAPVTSSGNVINIMDALKKSLQQEKSG, from the coding sequence ATGGCCCGCAACAGCTTCTGGAAAGGCTACCTCCGGCTCTCGCTCGTCACGGCGTCTGTTTCGCTGACGCCGGCGACCACCGAGAGAGAGAAGGTGCGTTTCCATGTTCTGAACCGCGCCACGAAGAACCGGGTCGAAAGTCGCTACATCGACAGCGTGACGCACAAGAAGGTCGCGGACAAGGATCAGGTGAAGGGCTTCCCCAAAGGTGAGGACGATTACGTTCTGCTGGAGGACGAGGAGATTGAAAGCGTCGGGCTGGAGAGCACGCGCACGATCGACATCTCCACCTTTGTGCCGCGCGATTCCATCGACTGGATCTGGTACGACAAGCCGCATTTCCTCGTTCCCGAGGACAAGGTTGGCGCAGAGGCCTTCTGCGTCATTCGCGAGGCCATGACCCGCAACAACGTTGTCGGCATCGCCCGCCTCGTCCTCTATCGCCGCGAGCGCGCCGTGCTGCTCGTGCCGAACGGCAAGGGTATCGTGCTCTGGACGCTGCACTACGGCGAAGATGTCCGCGAGGCCGTCGCCGACCTCGACATGAAGGCCAAGGGCGGCAAGGCGGAAATGGCGGCCCTCGCAAAGCTGGTCGAGAAGGACAAGGGCGTATGGAGCCCGACGCTGGTCCAAGACCCCGTGCAGAAGAAGATCAAGGCCTTCATCAAGAGCCGCCAGAAAAAGGACGGCAAGCAGGCGAAGACGTCGCGCGCACCCGTCACGTCATCGGGCAACGTCATCAACATCATGGATGCGCTGAAGAAGAGCCTGCAGCAAGAGAAGAGCGGCTAA
- the ligD gene encoding DNA ligase D, whose amino-acid sequence MSLDTYNAKRRFDATPEPKGEAGKAAKRKAATDSASFVIQKHDATRLHYDFRLEMDGVLKSWAVTKGPSLNPEDKRLAVHVEDHPLSYGDFEGVIPKGQYGGGTVIVWDRGTWKPIGDLAKAYAKGHLEFTLDGEKLQGRWHLVRMHGKPGETRENWLLIKGDDEAARHDSFDILKERPESVKSGRDLKDIAQHPGDTWNSKSTSKTSNAKRSKPAKVTTATEGQVHAWPKGARKAVLPDFVEPALATLKPKAPSGDRWVHEIKFDGYRLQARIEKGKVRLLTRSGLDWTERFGDQVAAAFAGLPVETALIDGEIVVHKDNGASDFSALQEDLSLGRSDRFIYYAFDILHLDGHDLTKATLIDRKNLLQKLILADSPTVRFSEHFEDNGDLVLTHACRLSLEGVVSKERSGPYVSGRKGSWVKSKCSERQEFVIGGYAPSSTSEHAIGALALGVYEDGALRHVGRVGTGFSHATADKLFDALSAIERSDSPFRDKLTVEARRGLRYVEPTLVAEVEFRAWSADGNLRHASFRGVREDKPASKVRQESPAAENGRTSPTLPKAAVTLTHPDRVYWPKEGVTKQGLAEYYAQVWSFMAPYVVDRPLSLLRCPHGIDGKQRFFQKHAWRGINKAIDQIKDPKDKAGEASLRITDFDGLIALVQSAALEIHPWGTTTRNWEKPDMITMDLDPGEDVSWAEIIEAALLLKGEIEAKGLDAFVKTSGGKGLHVVVPLKPSAGWPAVKAFAKGLATDAAKQDPDRYLAVATKAKRRGRIFIDYLRNGHGATAVAPYSTRARPGAAVSAPLEWSELSEAIGPDYFTVDNMPARLASLKKDPWDGFFAAAKVLPKA is encoded by the coding sequence ATGAGTCTCGACACCTATAATGCCAAGCGGCGCTTCGATGCGACGCCAGAGCCGAAAGGCGAGGCCGGGAAAGCTGCAAAGCGCAAGGCTGCCACTGATAGCGCGAGCTTCGTCATCCAGAAGCATGACGCGACGCGGCTGCATTATGATTTCCGGCTTGAAATGGATGGTGTGCTGAAAAGCTGGGCTGTGACCAAGGGGCCGAGCCTCAACCCCGAGGACAAGCGGCTGGCGGTGCATGTCGAGGACCATCCGCTGTCCTATGGCGATTTCGAGGGCGTAATCCCCAAGGGCCAATATGGCGGCGGCACCGTCATCGTCTGGGATCGCGGCACATGGAAGCCGATCGGCGATCTCGCCAAGGCCTACGCCAAGGGGCATCTGGAATTTACCCTGGACGGCGAGAAGCTCCAGGGTCGCTGGCATCTGGTGCGCATGCATGGCAAGCCGGGCGAGACGCGCGAGAACTGGCTGCTGATCAAGGGCGATGACGAGGCGGCACGGCACGACAGCTTCGACATCCTGAAGGAGCGACCGGAATCCGTGAAGTCTGGGCGCGACCTGAAAGACATCGCCCAGCATCCCGGCGATACCTGGAACTCGAAGAGCACGTCGAAGACGAGCAACGCTAAACGCAGCAAACCCGCCAAAGTGACGACGGCCACCGAGGGACAGGTGCATGCCTGGCCGAAGGGCGCGAGGAAGGCGGTTCTTCCGGATTTCGTAGAGCCGGCGCTGGCGACGCTGAAGCCGAAGGCGCCGTCGGGCGACCGGTGGGTGCACGAGATCAAGTTCGACGGCTATCGCCTTCAGGCGCGTATCGAGAAAGGCAAGGTCCGGCTGCTGACCCGCAGCGGGCTCGACTGGACGGAGCGGTTTGGCGATCAGGTCGCTGCCGCCTTCGCGGGCCTACCGGTTGAGACGGCGCTGATCGATGGCGAAATCGTTGTTCATAAGGACAATGGCGCCTCGGATTTCTCCGCTCTGCAGGAGGATCTGAGCCTCGGGCGCAGCGACCGGTTCATCTATTACGCTTTCGACATCCTTCATCTCGACGGGCATGACCTGACGAAGGCAACGCTGATCGACCGTAAGAACCTGTTGCAGAAGCTCATCCTTGCCGACAGTCCCACCGTTCGCTTCAGCGAGCATTTCGAGGACAATGGCGATCTCGTGCTGACGCATGCCTGCCGGTTGAGTCTGGAAGGCGTGGTTTCAAAGGAGCGTTCCGGCCCCTATGTCTCGGGCCGCAAGGGGAGTTGGGTCAAGTCGAAGTGCTCCGAACGGCAGGAGTTCGTGATCGGTGGCTATGCGCCGTCCTCCACCTCGGAGCACGCGATCGGCGCGCTGGCGCTCGGGGTCTACGAGGACGGCGCGTTGCGCCATGTCGGCCGTGTCGGCACCGGGTTCAGCCATGCGACAGCGGACAAGCTGTTCGATGCGCTGTCGGCTATCGAGCGCTCCGACAGCCCGTTCCGCGACAAGCTGACGGTGGAAGCGCGGCGCGGCCTGCGGTATGTGGAGCCGACGCTGGTCGCGGAGGTCGAGTTTCGAGCGTGGTCGGCGGATGGCAACCTGCGGCATGCCTCGTTCCGGGGCGTGCGAGAGGACAAGCCGGCAAGTAAGGTGCGGCAGGAAAGCCCGGCCGCGGAAAACGGCCGGACCTCGCCAACTCTTCCCAAGGCCGCGGTCACGTTGACGCATCCCGACAGGGTCTACTGGCCGAAGGAGGGCGTGACGAAGCAGGGACTTGCCGAATATTATGCGCAGGTCTGGTCGTTCATGGCACCCTATGTGGTCGATCGGCCGCTCTCGCTGCTGCGCTGCCCGCATGGCATCGATGGCAAGCAGCGCTTCTTCCAGAAACACGCCTGGCGCGGGATCAACAAGGCAATCGATCAGATCAAGGATCCGAAGGACAAGGCGGGCGAGGCGTCCTTGCGCATCACGGATTTCGACGGGCTCATTGCGCTGGTCCAGTCCGCGGCACTCGAAATCCACCCTTGGGGTACGACGACGCGAAACTGGGAAAAGCCCGACATGATCACCATGGACCTAGACCCCGGCGAGGATGTGAGCTGGGCCGAGATCATCGAGGCCGCTCTTCTGCTGAAGGGAGAGATCGAGGCGAAAGGGCTTGATGCCTTCGTCAAGACATCCGGCGGCAAGGGTCTGCATGTCGTCGTTCCCCTGAAGCCCTCCGCAGGGTGGCCGGCGGTCAAGGCCTTTGCCAAAGGGCTGGCGACGGATGCCGCCAAGCAGGACCCGGACCGGTATCTGGCGGTCGCGACCAAGGCGAAGCGCCGCGGGCGGATCTTCATCGACTATCTTCGCAACGGGCACGGGGCGACGGCGGTTGCGCCATACTCCACGCGCGCGCGGCCGGGTGCTGCCGTCTCTGCGCCGCTCGAATGGTCGGAACTGTCGGAGGCCATCGGACCCGATTATTTCACCGTGGACAATATGCCGGCCCGGCTCGCGTCGTTGAAGAAGGATCCGTGGGACGGGTTCTTCGCAGCGGCCAAGGTACTGCCGAAGGCTTGA
- a CDS encoding non-homologous end joining protein Ku, producing the protein MARRASWKGALKLRDLTCAVGLYTAISSSEKISFNIINRKTGHRVERQFVDSETGKPVERDDQIKGYPLDNGDYIAIEGDELAALMPDSDKVLKVTRFIALDVIDTLYFDKPYHLAPVEDHDAETLALLARNMRDENVAAIAEAILFRRNRTVLIRPQDNTLIATTLNFDYEVRSAKTAFKSVPEIEFDEEMLELAGHIIGTKSGTFEPESYTDRYNDALAELVKAKIEGRTIEKKAPPKHDNVVDLKEALRQSLGGPGSKGKSTGKAKATGSRQKKAS; encoded by the coding sequence ATGGCACGACGGGCGAGTTGGAAAGGCGCGTTGAAATTGCGGGATCTCACCTGTGCGGTCGGGCTTTACACGGCCATTTCCTCCTCTGAAAAGATCTCGTTCAACATCATCAACCGCAAGACCGGCCACCGGGTCGAGCGGCAGTTCGTGGACAGCGAGACGGGCAAGCCCGTCGAGCGGGACGACCAGATCAAGGGCTATCCGCTCGACAATGGCGACTATATCGCGATCGAAGGCGACGAACTGGCGGCGTTGATGCCCGACAGTGACAAGGTGTTGAAGGTCACACGATTCATCGCGCTCGATGTCATCGACACGCTCTATTTCGACAAGCCCTATCACCTGGCGCCTGTCGAGGATCACGACGCGGAAACGCTGGCGCTGCTTGCGCGCAACATGCGGGATGAAAATGTTGCGGCGATTGCGGAGGCCATCCTCTTCCGGCGCAATCGCACCGTCCTGATCCGCCCGCAGGACAACACGTTGATCGCGACGACGCTCAACTTCGACTACGAGGTCCGCTCGGCCAAGACGGCTTTCAAGTCCGTCCCGGAGATCGAATTCGACGAGGAAATGCTGGAGCTGGCCGGGCATATTATCGGTACGAAATCCGGCACCTTCGAACCCGAGAGTTACACCGACCGCTATAATGATGCACTGGCTGAACTGGTGAAGGCGAAGATCGAGGGGCGGACCATCGAGAAGAAGGCGCCGCCGAAGCACGACAATGTCGTCGATCTCAAGGAGGCCCTTCGTCAGAGCCTCGGCGGTCCGGGCTCCAAGGGCAAATCGACAGGTAAGGCCAAGGCTACGGGTTCTCGACAGAAGAAGGCGAGCTGA
- a CDS encoding (2Fe-2S)-binding protein codes for MLHADAERMAIPIVITLNGRQERLNLAPWVTLLDLLRGPMELPGTKKGCDHGQCGACTVLIDGQRVNSCLKLAVTLDGADITTIEGLGQPGNLHALQQAFIDRDAYQCGYCTPGQICSAAGLMNEGHAHSREEIRELMSGNLCRCGAYTNIADAIEQVMGLKSGKSYKDAAE; via the coding sequence ATGCTTCACGCCGATGCCGAACGAATGGCCATTCCGATCGTGATCACGCTGAACGGGAGGCAGGAGCGGCTGAACCTTGCCCCTTGGGTCACGCTGCTCGACCTGCTGCGCGGCCCGATGGAACTGCCGGGCACCAAAAAAGGTTGCGACCATGGCCAGTGCGGCGCCTGCACCGTCCTCATTGACGGACAGCGGGTCAATTCCTGCCTGAAACTCGCTGTCACGCTCGACGGCGCCGACATCACCACGATCGAAGGCCTCGGCCAGCCCGGCAATCTTCACGCGCTCCAGCAGGCTTTCATCGATCGCGACGCCTACCAGTGCGGCTACTGCACGCCGGGACAGATCTGTTCCGCCGCTGGTCTCATGAACGAAGGCCATGCGCACTCCCGCGAAGAAATCCGCGAACTGATGAGCGGCAATCTCTGTCGATGCGGGGCCTACACCAACATTGCGGATGCAATCGAACAGGTGATGGGCCTGAAATCCGGCAAGAGCTACAAGGATGCGGCTGAGTAA